A portion of the Oncorhynchus gorbuscha isolate QuinsamMale2020 ecotype Even-year linkage group LG19, OgorEven_v1.0, whole genome shotgun sequence genome contains these proteins:
- the LOC124006390 gene encoding odorant receptor 131-2-like, with translation MQLMYITSCYWLFHCVIMADNNTTAADGGSSSSLQQVNDRIIIVQVMNAIFIYIICLLIFTFFKKDTFLSNTRYIFFAHTLLADCLYLIMTNNLLLLTYFSVTMPAAVCVFFCVLLCELTFVTPLTLTAMSLERYVAICMPLRHGELSTVRRAIHCILLIHSISAIQPIIIVSIFFASVPLGFYTQYKLCSAEMFIAHKWQRHLRSVIGQLYFLVMSITIVFTYVRIFAVAKEASENKKSLSKCRKTVILHAIQLFLCLIQLWCPFIEAAILPINLKLYNNVRFFDYIVFILAPRCLCPLVYGLRDEKFFLAIKYYVFFGLNKNISPILVDNLITGHMKT, from the coding sequence CATAACTTCTTGTTATTGGTTATTTCATTGTGTGATTATGGCTGACAACAATACAACAGCTGCAGATGGTGGTAGCAGCTCCTCTCTGCAACAAGTTAATGACAGGATCATAATAGTCCAGGTGATGAATGCAATCTTCATTTACATCATCTGCCTGCTCATCTTCACCTTCTTCAAAAAGGACACCTTTCTCTCAAACACACGTTATATTTTCTTTGCTCACACACTGCTGGCTGACTGTCTGTACCTAATCATGACTAATAACTTGCTCCTCCTGACTTACTTTAGTGTCACCATGCCagctgctgtgtgtgtttttttctgtGTGTTGCTTTGTGAGTTGACCTTTGTCACGCCGCTGACACTGACAGCCATGAGCCTGGAGCGATATGTGGCCATCTGCATGCCCCTGCGCCATGGAGAGCTCTCCACTGTACGCAGAGCCATTCACTGCATCCTACTCATCCACAGCATCAGCGCCATACAGCCCATCATAATTGTCTCCATCTTCTTTGCCTCAGTCCCTCTGGGCTTCTACACGCAGTATAAGCTGTGTTCAGCAGAGATGTTTATTGCACACAAGTGGCAGAGACACCTTAGATCAGTTATAGGTCAGTTGTACTTTCTGGTCATGTCCATCACCATTGTGTTTACCTATGTTAGAATATTTGCAGTGGCCAAAGAAGCTTCGGAAAATAAGAAATCTTTATCTAAATGTCGTAAAACGGTGATTCTCCACGCTATCCAGTTGTTCCTGTGTCTGATCCAGCTGTGGTGCCCGTTCATTGAGGCTGCCATCCTGCCAATTAATTTGAAATTGTACAATAATGTGAGATTCTTTGATTACATTGTTTTTATTCTGGCCCCACGATGTCTTTGTCCACTTGTCTATGGCCTAAGGGATGAAAAGTTTTTCCTTGCAATTAAATATTATGTATTTTTTGGGCTGAAT